One Aegilops tauschii subsp. strangulata cultivar AL8/78 chromosome 7, Aet v6.0, whole genome shotgun sequence genomic window carries:
- the LOC109750434 gene encoding deSI-like protein At4g17486, translating to MGGAISGGAAATGEYPVVLNVYDLTPLNNYVHWCGLGIFHSAVEVHGSEYSFGAHDLPTSGVFEVEPKSCPGFLYRSSIFIGHTSLHPLEFRDFIQRMASEYHGDTYHLISKNCNHFTDDLSTRLTGKPIPGWVNRLAKLGAFCNCLLPESMRLESTETKNLTDYHFSDDSNLTINDHFDDDDIEDKHLLSESSVSENAIVKEVHR from the exons ATGGGCGGCGCGATCTCCGGCGGCGCAGCGGCGACGGGGGAGTACCCGGTGGTTCTCAACGTGTACGACCTCACGCCGCTAAACAACTACGTCCACTGGTGCGGGCTCGGCATCTTCCACTCCGCCGTCGAAG TCCATGGATCGGAGTACAGTTTTGGAGCTCATGACCTTCCAACAAGTGGGGTTTTTGAGGTTGAACCAAAGAGCTGCCCAGGCTTCTTGTACAGATCTTCAATTTTCATAGGCCATACAAGTCTACATCCCTTGGAATTTCGAGATTTCATTCAGAGAATGGCCTCGGAGTATCATGGGGATACATACCACCTCATTTCTAAGAATTGTAACCACTTCACGGATGATCTCAGCACCAGATTGACAGGAAAGCCAATTCCTGGTTGGGTTAACCGACTTGCTAAGCTAG GTGCGTTTTGCAACTGCCTTCTACCAGAAAGTATGCGGTTGGAGTCAACTGAGACAAAGAACCTCACGGACTACCATTTCTCTG ATGATTCCAACTTAACCATCAATGACCACTTTGACGATGATGACATTGAAGATAAACACTTGCTTTCAGAATCTtctgtcagtgaaaatgcaattGTAAAGGAAGTCCACAGGTGA
- the LOC109750443 gene encoding NAC domain-containing protein 75, giving the protein MDDGATATAGGGGGASSGGHHLIGSRIEEHRKYMSESSCCPRCGYKIDQKLDWVGLPAGVKFDPTDQELIEHLEAKVQSGGTGAAAAPSHPLIDEFIPTIEGEDGICYTHPEKLPGVSKDGLSRHFFHRPSKAYTTGTRKRRKIQPPATVDASTLSSAGSAAAGAAHQQQQQQQRSETRWHKTGKTRPVAVGGRQRGCKKILVLYTNFGKHRKPEKTNWVMHQYHLGESEEEREGELVVSKIFYQTQPRQCGIGDGASASVPSSTGRSAVERRRVGSAGTSPVVRMTPSDMVNAAFQGTTRIQDFSFAQFRSTVEEVGMGGSDHQVVQVRADEGVLHRPAALHHQHHQHHHQQQHHVVDEHDHRRHHHHYAGLQQEHHRSSTAAFHVSTPTDPIATLIAAPPVHQGSVVLTAPTAEPYGHGAPSYHNQEDERPHQTRKFDGRSTSGLEEVIMGCTSRRSKGGETSGSKEGTEWQYPSFWPSDNQDHHG; this is encoded by the exons ATGGACGACGGTGCAACGGCAaccgcaggaggaggaggaggagcaagCAGCGGCGGCCACCACCTCATCGGATCGAGGATTGAGGAGCACCGCAAGTACATGTCGGAGTCGAGCTGCTGCCCCAGGTGCGGCTACAAGATCGACCAGAAGCTG GATTGGGTGGGGCTGCCGGCTGGGGTGAAATTCGACCCGACGGATCAGGAACTGATCGAGCATCTGGAGGCGAAAGTCCAGTCCGGCGGCACGGGGGCGGCGGCTGCCCcgtctcaccctctcatcgacgAATTCATACCCACCATTGAGGGGGAGGATGGCATCTGTTACACCCACCCAGAGAAACTGCCAG GTGTGTCCAAGGACGGTCTGAGCAGGCACTTCTTCCACCGGCCGTCCAAGGCTTACACCACCGGCACCCGCAAGCGCCGCAAGATCCAGCCGCCGGCGACCGTGGACGCTTCTACTCTCTCCTCCGCCGGATCAGCGGCTGCGGGTGCAGCACaccagcagcagcaacagcagcagcggAGTGAGACGCGGTGGCACAAGACTGGCAAGACGCGGCCGGTGGCTGTGGGCGGCCGACAGAGGGGGTGCAAGAAGATTTTGGTGCTCTACACCAACTTCGGCAAGCACCGGAAGCCCGAGAaaaccaactgggtgatgcaccagtatcaccTCGGTGAGTCTGAGGAAGAGCGCGAGGGCGAGCTCGTTGTCTCTAAGATCTTCTACCAGACGCAGCCGAGGCAGTGCGGCATTGGGGATGGAGCCTCGGCATCAGTACCATCTAGCACTGGCAGGTCCGCCGTGGAGAGGAGGAGGGTCGGCAGTGCGGGCACATCACCGGTGGTACGCATGACCCCGTCGGACATGGTCAACGCCGCATTCCAGGGCACCACACGCATCCAGGACTTTAGCTTCGCGCAGTTCAGAAGCACCGTTGAGGAG GTGGGAATGGGAGGATCAGATCACCAAGTGGTGCAAGTTAGGGCTGACGAGGGAGTGCTGCATCGTCCTGCAGCGCTTCACCATCAgcaccaccagcaccaccaccagcagcagCATCACGTCGTGGACGAGCATGATCaccggcgccaccaccaccactacgCCGGCCTCCAGCAGGAGCACCACCGCTCGTCGACAGCGGCGTTCCATGTAAGCACGCCGACGGACCCCATTGCCACGCTGATTGCGGCGCCGCCGGTCCACCAGGGCTCGGTTGTGCTTACGGCGCCGACAGCGGAGCCCTACGGTCATGGGGCACCCAGCTACCATAATCAG GAGGATGAGCGGCCACACCAAACGCGAAAGTTCGATGGACGGTCGACTTCTGGCCTCGAAGAGGTGATCATGGGATGTACATCGAGGAGGTCCAAAGGAGGA GAAACATCAGGGAGCAAGGAGGGCACAGAGTGGCAGTACCCATCCTTCTGGCCTTCTGACAACCAGGATCATCATGGGTGA